The proteins below come from a single Aegilops tauschii subsp. strangulata cultivar AL8/78 chromosome 6, Aet v6.0, whole genome shotgun sequence genomic window:
- the LOC109770921 gene encoding BTB/POZ and MATH domain-containing protein 1-like, with the protein MASPGTGRRGPSRSAIVANTTSGHHLLTIHGYSRTKGAIPTGKRIKSRSFFIGGHRWRIEYYPNGSKPAVADFVSLTLLLREDVAAGVKDQFDICLAGGEEAAPARRRRRCKRHRWRRDRTFIKRDELESSKHLRNDSFTVRCDIVVFHGYCAADAAAFISVPPCDLRQNLGRLLETKMGADVVFDVGSETIAAHRCVLAACSPVFAAELFGPMKEGNAAGSSVRVEDMDAEVFKALLRFAYTGSLPDMRKEEEDVTCQHLLVAADRYGMERLKLICEEKLCKYIDVGRAASILMLAERHHCEGLKKACFNFLALPANLRATVATDGLQHLSESCRSLMVKLMAMSLDNASECSSNVKTSF; encoded by the exons ATGGCGTCCCCCGGCACTGGAAGAAGAGGGCCGTCAAGGTCCGCCATCGTGGCCAACACGACGAGCGGGCACCACCTTCTCACCATCCACGGCTACTCCCGCACCAAGGGCGCCATTCCCACGGGAAAGCGCATCAAGTCCCGCTCTTTCTTCATCGGCGGCCACCGCTGGCGGATCGAATACTACCCCAACGGCTCGAAGCCGGCAGTCGCGGATTTCGTGTCCCTCACCCTGTTGCTACGCGAAGACGTCGCGGCGGGGGTGAAGGACCAGTTCGACATCTGTCTCGCCGGcggggaggaggcggcgccggcgcggaggaggcggcgctgcaagcgtCATCGATGGCGTCGAGATCG TAccttcatcaaaagggatgagCTGGAGAGCTCCAAGCATCTCAGGAACGATTCGTTCACCGTCCGGTGCGACATCGTAGTCTTCCACGGTTACTGTGCTGCGGATGCGGCGGCCTTCATCTCCGTGCCCCCTTGCGACCTGCGCCAGAACCTTGGCAGGCTGCTCGAGACCAAGATGGGTGCCGATGTGGTGTTTGATGTAGGTAGTGAGACCATTGCCGCGCACCGGTGCGTGCTCGCGGCCTGCTCACCCGTGTTCGCGGCTGAGCTCTTCGGACCCATGAAGGAGGGTAATGCCGCCGGCAGCAGCGTGCGCGTGGAAGACATGGATGCGGAGGTGTTCAAGGCGCTGCTTCGTTTCGCATATACTGGCTCGTTGCCAGATATGCGCAAGGAAGAGGAAGATGTCACCTGCCAGCATCTGCTCGTTGCGGCGGACAGGTACGGCATGGAGCGGCTGAAGCTGATCTGCGAGGAGAAGCTGTGCAAGTACATCGATGTTGGCAGGGCGGCAAGCATCCTCATGCTGGCCGAGCGGCACCACTGTGAGGGGCTGAAGAAGGCGTGCTTCAATTTTCTCGCCTTGCCGGCAAATCTAAGGGCCACCGTGGCCACCGACGGCTTACAACATCTCAGCGAGAGCTGCCGGTCTCTTATGGTCAAGCTCATGGCCATGTCATTGGATAATGCCTCTGAGTGTTCTAGCAATGTTAAAACATCTTTCTAG